A genomic region of Vespa crabro chromosome 19, iyVesCrab1.2, whole genome shotgun sequence contains the following coding sequences:
- the LOC124430893 gene encoding UMP-CMP kinase — MFKIYAAGLRRLVMSAVQKFEVLFVLGGPGAGKGTLCRLLSEKYGYVHLSAGDLLREERTKPGSEFGELIEKHIKNGSIVPVEITCSLLNRAMEVSEASKKRFLIDGFPRNEDNLTGWNKIMSDKVLLKGVLFCQCSKEVCTQRCLDRGAKGSGRSDDNLETLIKRHEIYINNTLPIIEHYEKQGLVYKFDSMKAPLEVLKDVEEFLLTIEW, encoded by the exons ATGTTCAAGATATACGCAGCTGGACTGCGACGTTTAGTAATGTCTGCGGTACAAAAATTCGAAGTTTTGTTTGTGTTAGGTGGGCCAGGTGCAGGTAAAGGTACGTTATGTCGTCTTTTATCCGAGAAATATGGTTATGTTCACTTGTCGGCCGGTGATCTCTTGCGGGAAGAGAGAACCAAGCCCGGTTCGGAATTTGGCGAACTTATCgagaaacatattaaaaatggaAGCATTGTTCCGGTGGAAATTACTTGTTCTCTATTGAATCGTGCCATGGAAGTATCTGAGGCatcgaaaaaaagatttctcatCGATGGTTTTCCACGAAACGAAGATAATTTAACTGGTTGGAACAAG ATCATGTCCGATAAGGTGCTCCTGAAAGGAGTCCTATTCTGTCAATGTTCCAAAGAAGTTTGTACTCAGAGATGTCTTGATCGTGGAGCCAAAGGTAGCGGGCGTAGCGACGACAATTTAGAAACCCTTATAAAGAGGCACGAAATTTACATAAACAATACATTACCGATAATAGAGCATTATGAAAAGCAGGGCCTGGTATATAAGTTCGATTCTATGAAAGCACCATTGGAAGTATTGAAAGATGTAGAAGAATTTTTACTTACTATAGAATGGTAA
- the LOC124430890 gene encoding rabankyrin-5 isoform X1, with protein MEDTTEAQKWQQHLCLLREQYVNLYNANAELQREYAIATANKQENGFVGRLLTTVASLYNQHNYSDITIKLADQEIPAHKFVLSARSDFFGDSILAGTPVLDWSSLDTHVGLVLLKWIYTGKISQENLTLDLMRAASSFQLSELVEQCEKYLIGVVGLKDCVRLYVAAEELGVQKLRDHCSSLISAHWEDLTGDDFKEMPGSLLYKLLQAKSTYPLHSAVRLIREDVVFLYLVENNAELPKAVNIVDQKGETALEVALKARQPSLARTLVEHGANLTAKDSRGLSLLENAILKGDSYSAQFIIEQLENNGSTQKLCEPIRFTDNMKNLNDYKKFEGCTALHLVTKHDTENIVAVASKLLQAGIDPNLHDQRGWTALHSCISEKNKPIFNLLVSSKNINLDARTNKDDTPLCLAMKIDPFKSFFAKELLLREATPNPIYKDTGDTLLHVLIRENKEEAALFLTEYCKDSLTKTNNDGYTILHEACKIGSKQLTKVLLQHGIPTDMVTFTTEDAPIHIAVSHFYLDIVEELLNAKGASLQLNLKNKAKETPLSLAIKAPFKKGKDIVLALIKAGANVNQRNEEGLTLLHQSILKEDSATAIFLLENDAEMNVKTANGETPLQLCVHCRLSEVVEALCRRGVDTSVGCPLWDALDSDQEDTASILVKHGADADCWGPGPDGCLQTLLHRAIDENKEDIAQFLIRSGCDLNAPRRPGPNGAGGDEAKDECTPLHLCCQWGLEQVVQTLIEHGADVNARDAEGKTPVHVAIQNQHSQIISLLLCHPNIDLNKRDKKGLTPFAAALTVRNNKAAQAILERLPKAAEQYDNKGRNFLHTAIQKGDMESILFLLSIQVDVNSRVHDVTQTPPLHLAAISGNEMLVRSLILAEARVNDTDANRNTALHAAAKAGHATVVSALLHNNINFDAVNADGDNALHVAVREGHVSVVRTLLTECTLDAEAVNLKGRNPLHELARCGRDNAATICELFLECMSQYPVNNADLDGNTPLLIAYMKGNGNLCRTLVRSGACLGSMNKDGITIFNYQVATKQLLYRLLDSLTQEAPWADKDLCLECGTKFSITMRKHHCRHCGRILCSKCSGQDVPILKFGLNKPVRVCAVCFDVLQIGAE; from the exons ATGG AAGATACTACAGAGGCACAAAAATGGCAACAACATTTGTGTTTATTGCGAGAACAATATGTCAATTTGTATAATGCAAATGCAGAACTACAGCGTGAATATGCTATTGCAACTgcaaataaacaagaaaatggATTTGTTGGCCGGCTTTTAACGACGGTAGCATCTTTGTACAATCAACATAActacag TGACATTACCATTAAATTGGCGGATCAAGAAATACCAGCTCATAAATTTGTACTGTCTGCTCGTAGTGACTTCTTTGGTGATTCTATTCTTGCTGGTACACCAGTATTAG ATTGGAGCAGTCTAGATACACATGTAGGATTAGTTTTATTGAAATGGATTTACACAGGAAAGATTTCCCAAGAAAATTTAACATTAGACTTAATGAGGGCTGCTTCGTCTTTTCAATTATCAGAATTGGTTGAGCAGTGTGAAAAGTATTTGATTGGCGTTGTCGGTCTTAAAGATTGTGTTCGATTGTATGTAGCTGCCGAAGAATTGGGCGTACAAAAGCTCAGAGATCATTGTAGTTCTTTGATCTCTGCACATTGG gaAGACCTAACGGGAGATGATTTCAAAGAGATGCCTggttctttattatataaattattacaagcCAAAAGCACATATCCTTTACATTCGGCAGTTCGTTTAATAAGGGAGGACgttgtatttttgtatttgGTTGAAAATAATGCAGAG CTTCCCAAAGCAGTTAATATAGTTGATCAGAAAGGGGAAACAGCATTGGAAGTAGCTCTGAAAGCACGCCAGCCCTCATTAGCACGAACCTTGGTTGAACATGGTGCAAATCTTACGGCTAAAGATTCACGAGGTCTTTCTTTACTTGAGAATGCTATTTTAAAAGGTGACTCGTATTCTGCTCAGTTCATCATTGAACAATTAGAGAACAATGGAAGTACTCAGAAATTATGCGAGCCTATTAGATTTActgataatatgaaaaatctgAATGATTACAAGAAATTCGAAGGGTGCACTGCATTGCATTTAGTAACCAAACATGACACTGAAAATATTGTAGCTGTTGCTTCTAAATTACTTCAAGCTGGAATAGATCCCAATTTACACGATCAAAGAGGatg GACTGCATTACATAGTTGTATCTCTGAGAAAAACAAgccaatatttaatttattagtttcatccaaaaatataaatttggaCGCTAGAACTAACAAAGACGATACTCCATTATGTTTAGCAATGAAGATAGACCCGTTCAAATCATTTTTTGCTAAGGAACTTTTACTCAGAGAAGCGACACCTAATCCTATTTATAAGGATACAGGTGATACTCTCTTACATGTTTTAatcagagaaaataaagaagaagctGCCTTATTCTTAACCGAATATTGCAAAGATAGCTTAACAAAAACCAATAATGATGGTTACACAATTTTACATGAGGCTTGCAAAATAGGTTCTAAACAATTAACAAAAGTCCTTTTGCAACATGGCATACCGACGGACATGGTCACATTTACCACCGAAGATGCGCCCATACATATTGCAgtttcacatttttatttagacATTGTAGAAGAATTATTGAATGCTAAAGGTGCAAGTTTACAATTAAATTTGAAGAACAAAGCAAAGGAAACGCCTTTAAGCTTAGCAATAAAAGCTCCATTTAAGAAGGGCAAAGATATTGTATTAGCTTTGATAAAAGCTGGAGCCAATGTGAATCAGCGCAACGAAGAAGGACTAACATTGCTACATCAATCAATATTAAAGGAAGACTCAGCGACGGcaatttttttgttagaaAATGATGCAGAAATGAATGTAAA AACAGCTAATGGTGAGACGCCGTTGCAACTTTGCGTACACTGCAGACTTAGCGAGGTGGTTGAAGCCCTTTGTAGGCGGGGAGTAGATACGTCAGTAGGATGCCCATTATGGGATGCACTGGATTCGGATCAAGAAGATACTGCTTCTATTTTAGTTAAACATGGAGCAGATGCCGATTGCTGGGGTCCTGGACCGGATGGATGTTTACAAACTTTATTACACAGGGcaatcgatgaaaataaagaagacatTGCACAATTTCTAATAAGAAG TGGCTGCGATTTGAACGCTCCCAGGCGTCCAGGACCAAATGGCGCCGGAGGAGATGAGGCAAAGGATGAATGTACTCCATTGCATTTGTGTTGCCAATGGGGTCTTGAACAAGTTGTTCAGACTCTTATCGAGCATGGAGCTGATGTGAATGCTCGTGACGCAGAAGGAAAAACTCCTGTTCATGTAGCGATACAAAATCAACATTcacaaataatatcattgcTATTGTGTCATCCTAATATAGATTTaaataagagagataaaaaaggattaaCGCCATTCGCAGCAGCTTTAACTGTTCGTAACAATAAAGCGGCACAGGCAATACTAGAAAGATTACCAAAAGCTGCAGaacaatatgataataaaggaagaaacttTTTACACACTGCTATACAAAAAGGAGATATGGAaagcattttatttttactttctataCAG gTAGACGTAAATTCTAGAGTACACGATGTTACACAAACGCCACCGCTCCATCTTGCTGCCATTTCTGGAAATGAAATGTTGGTGCGAAGTTTGATTTTAGCTGAAGCACGTGTTAATGATACAGATGCAAATAGAAATACAGCACTACACGCTGCGGCAAAAGCTGGACACGCTACAGTTGTGTCTGCGCTATTgcac aacaatattaattttgatgcAGTAAATGCAGATGGCGATAATGCATTACACGTGGCCGTTAGAGAAGGTCATGTTTCAGTTGTAAGAACATTATTAACAGAATGTACTTTGGATGCGGAAGCAGTAAATCTTAAAGGTAGAAATCCTTTGCACGAATTAGCTAGATGCGGAAGAGATAATGCTGCAACTATATGCGAGCTCTTTTTAGAGTGTATGTCACAATATCCGGTCAATAATGCcg ATTTAGATGGAAATACACCGCTATTGATTGCCTATATGAAAGGTAATGGTAATTTATGTCGAACATTAGTACGCTCTGGGGCTTGTCTCGGTTCAATGAACAAGGATGGTAtcacaatttttaattatcaagtTGCAACAAAGCAATTGTTATACAGATTATTAGATTCTTTAACGCAAGAAGCACCATGGGCAGATAAAGATCTATGTTTGGAGTGTGGCACAAAGTTTTCTATAACTATGCGTAAACATCATTG TCGGCACTGCGGTAGAATCCTATGTAGTAAATGTTCGGGCCAAGATGTTCCCATTTTGAAATTTGGGTTAAATAAGCCTGTACGTGTATGTGCAGTATGCTTTGATGTATTGCAAATAGGAGCAGAATGA
- the LOC124430890 gene encoding rabankyrin-5 isoform X2 produces the protein MRAASSFQLSELVEQCEKYLIGVVGLKDCVRLYVAAEELGVQKLRDHCSSLISAHWEDLTGDDFKEMPGSLLYKLLQAKSTYPLHSAVRLIREDVVFLYLVENNAELPKAVNIVDQKGETALEVALKARQPSLARTLVEHGANLTAKDSRGLSLLENAILKGDSYSAQFIIEQLENNGSTQKLCEPIRFTDNMKNLNDYKKFEGCTALHLVTKHDTENIVAVASKLLQAGIDPNLHDQRGWTALHSCISEKNKPIFNLLVSSKNINLDARTNKDDTPLCLAMKIDPFKSFFAKELLLREATPNPIYKDTGDTLLHVLIRENKEEAALFLTEYCKDSLTKTNNDGYTILHEACKIGSKQLTKVLLQHGIPTDMVTFTTEDAPIHIAVSHFYLDIVEELLNAKGASLQLNLKNKAKETPLSLAIKAPFKKGKDIVLALIKAGANVNQRNEEGLTLLHQSILKEDSATAIFLLENDAEMNVKTANGETPLQLCVHCRLSEVVEALCRRGVDTSVGCPLWDALDSDQEDTASILVKHGADADCWGPGPDGCLQTLLHRAIDENKEDIAQFLIRSGCDLNAPRRPGPNGAGGDEAKDECTPLHLCCQWGLEQVVQTLIEHGADVNARDAEGKTPVHVAIQNQHSQIISLLLCHPNIDLNKRDKKGLTPFAAALTVRNNKAAQAILERLPKAAEQYDNKGRNFLHTAIQKGDMESILFLLSIQVDVNSRVHDVTQTPPLHLAAISGNEMLVRSLILAEARVNDTDANRNTALHAAAKAGHATVVSALLHNNINFDAVNADGDNALHVAVREGHVSVVRTLLTECTLDAEAVNLKGRNPLHELARCGRDNAATICELFLECMSQYPVNNADLDGNTPLLIAYMKGNGNLCRTLVRSGACLGSMNKDGITIFNYQVATKQLLYRLLDSLTQEAPWADKDLCLECGTKFSITMRKHHCRHCGRILCSKCSGQDVPILKFGLNKPVRVCAVCFDVLQIGAE, from the exons ATGAGGGCTGCTTCGTCTTTTCAATTATCAGAATTGGTTGAGCAGTGTGAAAAGTATTTGATTGGCGTTGTCGGTCTTAAAGATTGTGTTCGATTGTATGTAGCTGCCGAAGAATTGGGCGTACAAAAGCTCAGAGATCATTGTAGTTCTTTGATCTCTGCACATTGG gaAGACCTAACGGGAGATGATTTCAAAGAGATGCCTggttctttattatataaattattacaagcCAAAAGCACATATCCTTTACATTCGGCAGTTCGTTTAATAAGGGAGGACgttgtatttttgtatttgGTTGAAAATAATGCAGAG CTTCCCAAAGCAGTTAATATAGTTGATCAGAAAGGGGAAACAGCATTGGAAGTAGCTCTGAAAGCACGCCAGCCCTCATTAGCACGAACCTTGGTTGAACATGGTGCAAATCTTACGGCTAAAGATTCACGAGGTCTTTCTTTACTTGAGAATGCTATTTTAAAAGGTGACTCGTATTCTGCTCAGTTCATCATTGAACAATTAGAGAACAATGGAAGTACTCAGAAATTATGCGAGCCTATTAGATTTActgataatatgaaaaatctgAATGATTACAAGAAATTCGAAGGGTGCACTGCATTGCATTTAGTAACCAAACATGACACTGAAAATATTGTAGCTGTTGCTTCTAAATTACTTCAAGCTGGAATAGATCCCAATTTACACGATCAAAGAGGatg GACTGCATTACATAGTTGTATCTCTGAGAAAAACAAgccaatatttaatttattagtttcatccaaaaatataaatttggaCGCTAGAACTAACAAAGACGATACTCCATTATGTTTAGCAATGAAGATAGACCCGTTCAAATCATTTTTTGCTAAGGAACTTTTACTCAGAGAAGCGACACCTAATCCTATTTATAAGGATACAGGTGATACTCTCTTACATGTTTTAatcagagaaaataaagaagaagctGCCTTATTCTTAACCGAATATTGCAAAGATAGCTTAACAAAAACCAATAATGATGGTTACACAATTTTACATGAGGCTTGCAAAATAGGTTCTAAACAATTAACAAAAGTCCTTTTGCAACATGGCATACCGACGGACATGGTCACATTTACCACCGAAGATGCGCCCATACATATTGCAgtttcacatttttatttagacATTGTAGAAGAATTATTGAATGCTAAAGGTGCAAGTTTACAATTAAATTTGAAGAACAAAGCAAAGGAAACGCCTTTAAGCTTAGCAATAAAAGCTCCATTTAAGAAGGGCAAAGATATTGTATTAGCTTTGATAAAAGCTGGAGCCAATGTGAATCAGCGCAACGAAGAAGGACTAACATTGCTACATCAATCAATATTAAAGGAAGACTCAGCGACGGcaatttttttgttagaaAATGATGCAGAAATGAATGTAAA AACAGCTAATGGTGAGACGCCGTTGCAACTTTGCGTACACTGCAGACTTAGCGAGGTGGTTGAAGCCCTTTGTAGGCGGGGAGTAGATACGTCAGTAGGATGCCCATTATGGGATGCACTGGATTCGGATCAAGAAGATACTGCTTCTATTTTAGTTAAACATGGAGCAGATGCCGATTGCTGGGGTCCTGGACCGGATGGATGTTTACAAACTTTATTACACAGGGcaatcgatgaaaataaagaagacatTGCACAATTTCTAATAAGAAG TGGCTGCGATTTGAACGCTCCCAGGCGTCCAGGACCAAATGGCGCCGGAGGAGATGAGGCAAAGGATGAATGTACTCCATTGCATTTGTGTTGCCAATGGGGTCTTGAACAAGTTGTTCAGACTCTTATCGAGCATGGAGCTGATGTGAATGCTCGTGACGCAGAAGGAAAAACTCCTGTTCATGTAGCGATACAAAATCAACATTcacaaataatatcattgcTATTGTGTCATCCTAATATAGATTTaaataagagagataaaaaaggattaaCGCCATTCGCAGCAGCTTTAACTGTTCGTAACAATAAAGCGGCACAGGCAATACTAGAAAGATTACCAAAAGCTGCAGaacaatatgataataaaggaagaaacttTTTACACACTGCTATACAAAAAGGAGATATGGAaagcattttatttttactttctataCAG gTAGACGTAAATTCTAGAGTACACGATGTTACACAAACGCCACCGCTCCATCTTGCTGCCATTTCTGGAAATGAAATGTTGGTGCGAAGTTTGATTTTAGCTGAAGCACGTGTTAATGATACAGATGCAAATAGAAATACAGCACTACACGCTGCGGCAAAAGCTGGACACGCTACAGTTGTGTCTGCGCTATTgcac aacaatattaattttgatgcAGTAAATGCAGATGGCGATAATGCATTACACGTGGCCGTTAGAGAAGGTCATGTTTCAGTTGTAAGAACATTATTAACAGAATGTACTTTGGATGCGGAAGCAGTAAATCTTAAAGGTAGAAATCCTTTGCACGAATTAGCTAGATGCGGAAGAGATAATGCTGCAACTATATGCGAGCTCTTTTTAGAGTGTATGTCACAATATCCGGTCAATAATGCcg ATTTAGATGGAAATACACCGCTATTGATTGCCTATATGAAAGGTAATGGTAATTTATGTCGAACATTAGTACGCTCTGGGGCTTGTCTCGGTTCAATGAACAAGGATGGTAtcacaatttttaattatcaagtTGCAACAAAGCAATTGTTATACAGATTATTAGATTCTTTAACGCAAGAAGCACCATGGGCAGATAAAGATCTATGTTTGGAGTGTGGCACAAAGTTTTCTATAACTATGCGTAAACATCATTG TCGGCACTGCGGTAGAATCCTATGTAGTAAATGTTCGGGCCAAGATGTTCCCATTTTGAAATTTGGGTTAAATAAGCCTGTACGTGTATGTGCAGTATGCTTTGATGTATTGCAAATAGGAGCAGAATGA
- the LOC124430894 gene encoding uncharacterized protein LOC124430894, with product MRVESSLIQLVTIFLYILKTKAEGIMCYRCVAIFSGYDASEQLCSQFNGNKTFQVSCPTSTFCVKKTIYYKSQTSMVKTVQRDCATQRYLSKSYDYEKREWYDTEEVIKTVYKEGCANGEDRGATGRPPEYCYCNSDFCNFSPSNKIVNPIIVSLSALFLLFVKFLHV from the exons atGCGAGTGGAAAGTTCGTTAATTCAATTAGTcactatatttttat ACATTTTAAAAACAAAGGCAGAAGGCATTATGTGCTACCGTTGTGTAGCAATATTTTCTGGATATGATGCATCGGAACAACTTTGTTCCCAATTCAATggaaataaaacatttcaagTTTCTTGTCCTACGTCAACATTTTGTGTAAAAAAAACTATCTATTATAAATCACAAA CATCTATGGTTAAAACGGTTCAAAGAGACTGTGCCACCCAAAGGTACTTATCTAAATCTTATGATTATGAAAAACGTGAATGGTACGATACAGAGGAAGTAATAAAAACGGTTTACAAAGAGGGCTGTGCCAATGGCGAGGACAGAGGAGCAACTGGTAGACCACCCGAATATTGCTACTGCAATTCtgatttttgtaatttctCTCCCTCAAATAAGATAGTAAATCCGATTATTGTCTCTCTATCGgcgctatttttattatttgttaaattcttACATGTTTAA